A window of Paremcibacter congregatus contains these coding sequences:
- a CDS encoding ankyrin repeat domain-containing protein gives MFTAAQANTDRKRLKNLSSSSIVLLFLLFIIMPFLTYPASAEGWRDQKLIRLVRAASDTTGVETLLRNGANANATEYDDVSVLIMAAAQENAAIFNLLLANGADVNYASLAGNTALLVAAQEGRTEYVQALLNHKASLNTQNEDDLTALIAAAGAGHQKIVALLIAYGAEVNTRAANGATALFAAKENNHLQIIDLLMKNGADSGIFPPGALLQAIDTNDLEEAETLIQNGVGLNYQSNSGNTPLMAAAFNGHNKIARLLIDKGANVNLTNVDNHTALLFAVEQKHATTVAALLASNVDVNKLSAAGTTPLSIATYNNDFNIVKMLVDHGADVNQTSREIGTALFIAANNGHEDIAAYLLIQNIDVNIGHDSIGTPLRAALSRRHKNIAEMLINKGADANLYTPPNSSPLYLAAGQKYEHLVRLLLRQKDIKFRYQAPDGGTAFIFEVQNGHTENVRMMLEKGANPDYTPNNLATPLFIASQQGHDGVVDLLAPVTKDINFQTTSGATALLHASQRGDVKSVLSLLENDADVNLQTKTGYTALMAAVSKGNHQIVQALLIKGADVGLQTTDGKSALDFARSAALVDLLKKAPVSFSD, from the coding sequence ATGTTCACCGCTGCTCAGGCAAATACCGATAGAAAACGGCTCAAAAATCTGTCAAGCTCCAGTATCGTTCTCTTGTTCCTGCTTTTCATTATAATGCCTTTTTTAACATACCCTGCATCAGCAGAAGGCTGGCGCGATCAGAAATTAATTCGCCTGGTGCGTGCGGCTTCTGACACCACTGGCGTTGAAACCTTATTGCGCAATGGCGCCAACGCCAATGCGACGGAATATGACGATGTTTCAGTTCTGATCATGGCCGCGGCACAAGAAAACGCGGCCATTTTTAATCTGCTACTCGCCAATGGCGCTGACGTGAATTATGCCAGTCTTGCCGGAAACACCGCCCTGCTTGTTGCGGCGCAGGAAGGAAGGACAGAATATGTTCAGGCACTGCTGAACCACAAGGCTTCGCTCAACACCCAGAACGAAGATGACCTTACGGCCCTGATCGCCGCCGCCGGTGCAGGTCACCAGAAAATTGTGGCGTTGTTAATCGCGTATGGCGCAGAAGTAAACACCCGTGCGGCGAACGGGGCAACTGCGCTTTTTGCCGCAAAGGAAAACAACCACCTTCAGATTATCGACTTGCTTATGAAAAATGGTGCGGATTCGGGTATCTTTCCTCCCGGAGCCCTTCTTCAGGCCATCGACACCAATGACCTGGAGGAAGCCGAAACGCTCATCCAAAACGGGGTCGGCCTGAATTACCAGTCAAACTCAGGGAACACGCCACTGATGGCGGCCGCCTTTAACGGTCACAACAAAATCGCCAGATTATTGATTGACAAAGGAGCCAACGTTAACCTGACTAATGTTGATAACCATACCGCCTTGCTTTTCGCCGTCGAACAAAAACACGCAACAACAGTAGCCGCTCTTCTCGCCTCGAATGTGGATGTCAACAAACTGTCCGCAGCCGGAACCACTCCTCTGAGCATTGCCACATATAATAATGATTTCAATATCGTCAAAATGCTTGTTGATCATGGCGCGGATGTAAACCAGACTTCTAGAGAGATTGGCACCGCCTTATTCATCGCGGCAAATAACGGTCATGAGGACATTGCCGCTTACCTTCTCATACAAAATATTGATGTAAATATCGGCCATGACAGTATAGGAACACCCCTCAGGGCCGCCTTATCCCGCAGACATAAAAATATTGCTGAAATGCTGATTAACAAGGGCGCGGACGCTAACCTTTACACCCCGCCAAATTCATCTCCTCTCTACTTGGCAGCCGGACAAAAGTATGAACACCTTGTTCGGCTCCTGTTACGTCAGAAAGACATAAAATTCCGTTATCAGGCCCCTGATGGCGGCACAGCCTTCATTTTTGAAGTTCAGAATGGCCATACAGAAAATGTCCGCATGATGCTTGAGAAAGGGGCAAATCCAGATTATACGCCCAACAATCTGGCCACGCCTCTCTTCATTGCTTCTCAGCAAGGTCATGACGGCGTCGTGGACCTCCTCGCGCCTGTTACAAAGGACATCAACTTTCAAACCACTTCTGGTGCGACGGCTCTCCTTCATGCCTCTCAAAGAGGAGATGTCAAATCAGTACTCAGCCTACTGGAAAATGATGCCGACGTGAATCTCCAAACAAAGACAGGTTATACCGCCCTCATGGCCGCCGTGAGTAAAGGTAATCATCAGATTGTCCAAGCCCTTTTAATAAAAGGTGCGGATGTCGGCCTTCAAACAACAGACGGTAAATCGGCGCTTGATTTCGCCCGGAGCGCCGCCTTGGTCGATCTCCTAAAGAAGGCGCCTGTAAGTTTTAGTGATTAA
- a CDS encoding TPR end-of-group domain-containing protein: protein MLRILLCGLIISLFSLSVSGGQEKDPKKVEQDVAQRKAQVEKLEKPLYTPFIERYMLDELKQLRTEMAAQRVDLMKQILDREHSSVDRGVSYATDAVTYFFYLIAGAISILVLVGWSSIRDMKERVHLLADEEISKLVHTYEERLRTIEEQMNQKAQNIEENREEIELTNEIQSLWLRAAQESNLTNRATIYDQVLRIRPDDCEALTYKADTVLEMGEPQWAANLCHRALAIDPEYSQAFYQLACVYTALNQFDEAVRYLSEALKRAESYREEVTKDPALKPLADYEAFQELINH, encoded by the coding sequence ATGTTGCGCATTCTATTATGTGGTTTGATTATATCCTTGTTTTCGCTGTCTGTTTCCGGCGGACAGGAGAAAGATCCGAAAAAGGTGGAGCAGGATGTTGCTCAACGGAAAGCGCAGGTCGAGAAACTGGAAAAACCGCTTTATACGCCCTTTATCGAGCGCTATATGCTGGATGAATTGAAACAGCTGCGCACGGAGATGGCGGCGCAGCGGGTTGATTTAATGAAACAGATCCTCGACCGGGAACATTCTTCGGTTGATCGCGGGGTGTCTTACGCCACAGACGCCGTGACATATTTCTTCTATCTGATCGCCGGCGCGATATCCATTCTGGTTCTCGTGGGCTGGTCGTCCATTAGGGATATGAAGGAACGGGTGCATCTTCTCGCCGACGAGGAAATTTCGAAATTGGTTCATACCTATGAAGAACGCTTACGTACGATTGAGGAGCAGATGAATCAAAAGGCCCAGAACATAGAAGAAAACCGTGAAGAAATCGAACTGACCAATGAAATTCAGTCCCTGTGGCTGCGGGCGGCACAGGAAAGCAATTTGACCAACAGGGCAACGATTTATGATCAGGTCTTGCGCATTCGTCCCGATGATTGTGAAGCCCTGACTTACAAGGCTGATACGGTTCTGGAGATGGGCGAGCCGCAATGGGCCGCGAACCTATGCCATCGGGCGTTGGCGATTGATCCGGAATATAGCCAGGCTTTCTATCAGCTGGCTTGTGTATATACAGCGCTAAATCAGTTTGACGAAGCCGTACGCTATCTGTCCGAGGCACTGAAACGTGCGGAGAGTTACCGCGAGGAAGTTACAAAAGATCCCGCCTTGAAACCATTGGCTGATTATGAAGCTTTTCAGGAACTGATTAATCACTAA
- a CDS encoding TonB-dependent receptor, protein MSLTLLTLAAAATTLPAAPTPHTALEEIIVTGSRTAERIDEVPASVSVVGKDALLEDLQLNPEIQNTLALRVPGFGPASGSTSNSGLTLRGRRVLVMIDGVPQSTPLRNGQLGVRSVDSSALERIEIIKGATSIYGNGAAGGIVNYITKQASDEEISGDIAVSSRFSLVDAKDSFSKRFDGTLSGTIEKFSYVISAVYDSRGQQKDADGDTLGLIYGLSDLDTVNLFTKAAYQIDEDKRLQATFNYYDSQQESSLVDVTGSPLLGQKTYAVESGASDNRFAPQGPKGNTNIMLNYSDQELFTNTSFTLDAYRQRLKNVFFFSTSLANPEQGFDGGQSLIKSSKSGIRANFNTTVQWDKFETSFIYGIDYLKDTTSQPLLDGRIWVPEIDMNNKAAYLQTKFVWNDALVFKAGVRAEKIDITVDDYSTLLLCRSATTCSVPMDVTGGDLSYDSTTFNAGLRYKASPLFSPFISYSEGFDISDLGRLLRGAQVTDIAQVRTEASNVRHYEIGFTSEFDGLKIEFAYYQSTSELGTGTKYDPVTGVFLPVREPQKIHGFEISGQYFVTEELEIGASFTRFDGENTETDEKLTGRYISPSNLVIYADYRPTEDISLALDYQRVGDRDEFTATGNDYAIYEGPVRGYDLVNLRASYTVGAVQFYGGIENLFNKNYYSAKSQSIFLASYFVKGIGRTASLGMRYEF, encoded by the coding sequence ATGTCCCTGACACTCCTGACCCTGGCCGCCGCCGCTACCACCCTTCCTGCCGCACCAACTCCCCATACCGCCCTGGAGGAAATTATTGTTACCGGCAGCCGCACCGCTGAACGCATTGATGAAGTCCCAGCCTCTGTCTCGGTCGTCGGCAAAGACGCGTTACTCGAAGACCTTCAGCTCAACCCGGAAATCCAGAATACACTGGCGTTGCGGGTGCCGGGTTTCGGCCCGGCAAGCGGCAGCACCAGCAATTCAGGCCTGACATTGCGCGGACGTCGGGTTCTGGTCATGATTGACGGCGTCCCGCAATCAACACCTCTGCGCAATGGACAGCTCGGGGTACGATCCGTTGACAGCAGCGCGCTGGAACGCATTGAAATCATCAAGGGCGCCACCTCCATTTACGGTAACGGTGCGGCCGGCGGAATTGTCAATTACATCACCAAACAGGCTTCTGACGAAGAAATCAGTGGCGATATTGCCGTAAGCAGTCGTTTCTCTCTTGTTGACGCCAAAGACAGTTTCAGCAAAAGGTTTGACGGTACACTCAGTGGCACCATCGAAAAATTCAGCTACGTCATCAGCGCCGTGTATGATTCCCGCGGCCAGCAAAAAGACGCTGACGGCGATACACTGGGGTTAATTTATGGACTGTCCGACCTGGATACTGTCAACCTGTTTACCAAGGCCGCCTATCAGATTGATGAGGACAAGCGTCTTCAGGCCACCTTCAACTATTACGATTCACAGCAGGAATCAAGCCTGGTAGACGTGACCGGCAGCCCCCTGCTCGGACAAAAGACCTATGCGGTCGAATCTGGCGCAAGCGATAACCGCTTCGCACCACAGGGTCCGAAAGGCAACACCAATATCATGCTGAATTACAGTGATCAGGAGTTATTCACCAATACGTCCTTTACGCTTGATGCCTATCGCCAACGACTGAAGAATGTTTTCTTCTTTTCCACGTCTCTTGCCAACCCCGAACAGGGTTTCGACGGCGGACAGTCTTTAATCAAATCAAGCAAATCAGGTATCCGGGCCAATTTCAACACCACCGTCCAGTGGGACAAGTTCGAAACCAGCTTCATTTACGGTATCGATTATCTGAAAGATACAACATCTCAGCCGCTGCTTGATGGCCGCATCTGGGTGCCGGAAATCGACATGAACAACAAGGCGGCCTATTTACAGACCAAATTTGTCTGGAACGATGCACTGGTGTTCAAGGCCGGAGTCCGGGCTGAAAAAATTGACATCACCGTTGATGATTACAGCACCCTGTTATTATGTCGTTCTGCCACAACCTGCTCTGTGCCGATGGATGTCACCGGCGGGGATCTCTCTTATGATTCAACGACATTCAATGCCGGTCTGCGTTATAAAGCATCCCCCCTGTTCAGCCCCTTCATCAGTTATTCCGAGGGCTTTGACATATCTGATCTCGGCCGTCTGTTGCGCGGCGCTCAGGTGACGGACATCGCCCAGGTGCGGACCGAGGCCTCAAACGTACGTCATTACGAGATTGGTTTTACCAGTGAATTCGACGGCTTGAAAATTGAATTTGCTTATTACCAGAGCACATCAGAACTTGGAACCGGCACCAAATATGATCCGGTTACCGGTGTCTTCCTGCCGGTCCGTGAACCTCAGAAAATTCACGGATTCGAAATATCCGGGCAGTATTTTGTCACGGAAGAACTTGAAATCGGCGCAAGCTTTACCCGTTTTGACGGTGAAAATACCGAAACGGACGAGAAGCTTACCGGTCGCTATATCTCCCCGTCAAACCTGGTGATCTACGCCGATTACCGCCCCACAGAAGACATCAGCCTCGCGCTTGATTATCAGCGGGTCGGGGACCGGGACGAATTCACCGCCACTGGAAATGATTACGCCATCTATGAAGGCCCGGTGCGTGGTTATGATCTGGTCAATCTCCGCGCCTCATATACGGTCGGCGCTGTACAGTTCTATGGCGGCATAGAAAACCTATTCAATAAAAATTACTACTCCGCCAAATCCCAGTCTATCTTTCTGGCGAGCTATTTTGTCAAGGGAATCGGGCGTACTGCCAGCCTCGGCATGCGGTACGAATTCTAA
- a CDS encoding flagellar FliJ family protein, translating into MSVKGMSGMIRLHKWQLDEKRRSMGELESMRAELVGKMRDLETELATEQKKAADAPVVSISYAGYAQQVMVRRQNLHNSIAEIDVSIDEMKDQVSEAFKELKKYEIVEQRERERELAERNARQQDEMDELALTMHRRSQKQA; encoded by the coding sequence ATGAGCGTTAAAGGCATGTCGGGAATGATCCGGCTACACAAATGGCAACTCGATGAGAAGCGGCGCAGCATGGGCGAACTTGAAAGCATGCGCGCAGAGCTCGTAGGGAAGATGCGTGACCTGGAGACAGAACTGGCGACGGAACAGAAAAAGGCTGCGGACGCGCCCGTGGTATCAATCTCCTACGCCGGTTATGCTCAACAGGTGATGGTGCGCCGTCAGAATCTGCATAATTCCATTGCCGAAATTGATGTGTCTATTGATGAGATGAAGGACCAGGTATCCGAAGCCTTCAAGGAATTGAAGAAATATGAAATTGTTGAGCAGCGTGAGCGTGAGCGGGAACTGGCTGAGCGCAATGCCCGCCAACAGGATGAAATGGATGAGCTTGCTCTGACCATGCACCGCCGTAGCCAGAAGCAGGCGTAG
- the fliI gene encoding flagellar protein export ATPase FliI: protein MFTLKAEIERMHAWRFYGRVVGVQGLLVEVAGAQQSLSIGSRVTLVSRQEKFIPCEVIGFQDDRALLMPYSMLEGVGVGCQAYVEGETPVSHPSMQWLGRVVNAMGEPIDGKGPIRAGAEAYPIRAQPPAAHLRQRVGDKIDLGVRSLNTFVTCCKGQRMGIFAGSGVGKSILLSMFARYAMSDVSVIGLIGERGREVQEFIEDDLGPEGLARSVVVVATSDETALMRRQAAYLTLTISEYFRDQGNDVLCLMDSVTRFAMAQREIGLAGGEPPASKGYTPTVFTELPRLLERAGPGIGRGSITGLFTVLVEGDDHNEPISDAVRGILDGHIVLDRAIAERGRFPAVNILRSISRTMPGCNNNEQNDLLVTARKYLADYNDMEEMIRLGAYRSGANREVDEAIHFHPALEAFMAQKKNDRATLDDGYQALAEILQNRPVPQEQN, encoded by the coding sequence GTGTTTACATTAAAAGCAGAAATCGAGAGAATGCACGCCTGGCGTTTCTACGGCCGGGTGGTCGGGGTACAGGGTCTTTTGGTGGAGGTCGCCGGGGCGCAACAATCCCTTAGCATCGGTTCCCGGGTGACGCTGGTCTCGCGGCAGGAGAAATTCATTCCCTGTGAAGTGATCGGTTTTCAGGATGATCGCGCGTTGTTGATGCCTTATTCCATGTTGGAAGGTGTCGGGGTTGGTTGCCAGGCCTATGTCGAAGGCGAAACCCCGGTGTCCCATCCGTCTATGCAATGGCTTGGCCGGGTTGTGAACGCCATGGGCGAGCCGATTGATGGCAAGGGGCCGATCCGGGCGGGGGCGGAAGCCTACCCCATTCGCGCCCAACCGCCGGCAGCGCATCTGCGTCAACGGGTTGGGGACAAGATTGATCTTGGTGTCCGTTCTCTCAATACCTTTGTGACCTGTTGCAAGGGGCAGCGCATGGGGATATTCGCCGGGTCCGGCGTCGGGAAATCCATTCTGTTATCAATGTTCGCCCGTTACGCCATGTCCGATGTGTCGGTAATCGGTCTGATCGGGGAACGGGGACGCGAAGTTCAGGAATTTATCGAAGATGATCTCGGGCCGGAAGGCCTGGCCCGCAGTGTGGTCGTCGTGGCGACCTCTGACGAAACCGCGCTGATGCGGCGGCAGGCGGCTTATCTGACGCTGACGATCAGCGAATATTTTCGGGATCAGGGCAATGACGTGCTGTGTCTGATGGACAGTGTCACGCGGTTTGCCATGGCGCAGCGGGAAATTGGTCTGGCGGGCGGCGAACCGCCGGCCAGTAAAGGGTATACGCCGACGGTATTTACGGAACTGCCCCGTCTGTTGGAACGGGCGGGACCTGGCATCGGGCGGGGATCGATTACCGGCCTGTTCACGGTTCTGGTCGAAGGCGATGACCATAATGAACCGATTTCGGATGCGGTGCGCGGTATTCTTGATGGCCATATTGTGCTCGACCGGGCGATCGCGGAACGGGGGCGGTTTCCAGCAGTCAATATTCTGCGTTCTATTTCCCGGACCATGCCGGGGTGTAATAATAATGAACAAAATGACCTTTTGGTTACGGCTCGTAAATATTTAGCTGACTATAATGACATGGAAGAAATGATTCGCCTTGGAGCCTATCGCAGCGGTGCCAACCGTGAGGTGGATGAGGCTATTCATTTTCATCCGGCGCTGGAAGCATTTATGGCGCAGAAAAAAAACGATCGGGCGACACTGGACGATGGATATCAGGCCCTGGCCGAAATTCTGCAAAACCGGCCGGTGCCGCAAGAACAAAATTGA
- the ctrA gene encoding response regulator transcription factor CtrA, whose protein sequence is MRVLLIEDDPSTSKSIELMLSAEGFNIYSTDLGEEGIDLGKLYDYDIILLDLNLPDMHGYDVLKKLRLSKVNTPVLILSGMGELENKVKGLGFGADDYLTKPFYKEELVARIQAIIRRSKGHAESIIRTGKLSVNLDTKTVDVNNQRVHLTGKEYAMLELLSLRKSTTLTKEMFLNHLYGGMDEPELKIIDVFICKLRKKLMAICGENYIETVWGRGYVLRDPDQNDADVAVAS, encoded by the coding sequence ATGCGTGTACTACTCATAGAAGATGATCCGTCTACATCCAAAAGTATCGAATTAATGTTATCGGCAGAAGGCTTTAATATTTACAGCACTGACCTCGGTGAAGAAGGCATCGATCTCGGCAAGCTTTACGATTACGATATTATCCTGCTTGATTTGAACCTTCCTGATATGCATGGCTATGACGTTCTGAAAAAACTGCGTCTGTCAAAAGTTAACACCCCGGTTCTGATCCTCTCCGGCATGGGAGAACTGGAAAACAAAGTTAAAGGCCTCGGCTTTGGCGCAGATGACTATCTGACCAAACCCTTCTATAAAGAAGAACTGGTGGCCCGGATCCAGGCGATCATTCGCCGCTCCAAAGGTCATGCAGAATCCATTATCCGCACCGGCAAACTTTCCGTCAATCTGGACACCAAAACCGTTGATGTTAATAACCAGCGCGTTCACCTGACCGGGAAAGAATATGCCATGCTGGAACTGTTGTCCTTGCGGAAAAGTACGACGCTGACCAAGGAAATGTTCCTCAATCACCTTTACGGTGGCATGGATGAACCGGAACTTAAAATCATTGATGTTTTCATTTGTAAACTGCGCAAGAAACTGATGGCGATTTGCGGCGAGAATTACATTGAAACAGTCTGGGGCCGCGGGTATGTGCTGCGCGATCCCGATCAGAATGACGCAGATGTGGCAGTGGCGAGCTAA
- a CDS encoding CheR family methyltransferase, translating into MRKEDFELLTGILRERSGLVLSEDKVYLLESRLTPIARKKGMETLDDLINEVRLRRKEELLSEITEAMTTNESFFFRDNTPFDLFKEDVLPGLLESRANTRRLRIWCAAASTGQEPYSLAIILKEMESQMPGWQIDIIGTDISNQVLDKARAGVYSQFEVQRGLPIKLLMKYFTQAGEMWQISDEIRKMVTYRPFNLLDSFTPLGTFDVIYCRNVLIYFEQATKSKVLDRLRDQLPVDGTLFLGAAETVLGLSEKFKPVSGKRGMYNTSDHALLKAG; encoded by the coding sequence ATGAGAAAAGAAGATTTTGAGTTACTCACAGGTATCTTGAGGGAACGGTCAGGTTTGGTATTGTCTGAAGATAAAGTTTATCTTTTGGAGAGCCGGCTGACGCCAATTGCCCGTAAAAAAGGCATGGAGACCTTGGACGATTTAATCAATGAGGTTCGGTTGCGGCGCAAAGAAGAATTGCTTAGCGAAATTACCGAAGCAATGACCACCAATGAATCCTTCTTTTTCCGTGACAATACACCCTTTGACCTGTTCAAAGAGGATGTTTTGCCTGGATTACTGGAAAGTCGCGCCAATACGCGGCGCTTGCGGATCTGGTGTGCGGCGGCGTCGACAGGGCAGGAACCTTATTCCCTGGCGATTATCCTGAAGGAAATGGAATCCCAGATGCCGGGCTGGCAGATTGATATTATCGGCACCGATATTTCCAATCAGGTGCTTGATAAGGCGCGGGCCGGGGTGTATTCGCAATTTGAAGTACAAAGAGGCCTGCCGATCAAACTGCTGATGAAATATTTTACCCAGGCGGGCGAAATGTGGCAGATTTCCGATGAAATCCGGAAGATGGTGACCTACCGGCCGTTTAACCTGCTGGACAGTTTCACACCTCTGGGTACTTTTGATGTAATTTATTGCCGGAATGTGCTGATTTATTTTGAGCAGGCGACCAAAAGCAAAGTTCTGGACCGTCTGAGGGATCAGTTGCCGGTGGATGGCACGTTATTTCTTGGCGCGGCGGAAACCGTATTGGGGTTGTCTGAAAAATTCAAGCCTGTGTCCGGCAAGCGCGGGATGTATAACACCTCCGATCATGCCCTGCTGAAAGCCGGCTGA
- a CDS encoding protein-glutamate methylesterase/protein-glutamine glutaminase, translating to MIVDDSAVIRGLMSTWLGAEPAIKVVGTAGNGEMALASMQRYDPEIIILDIEMPVMDGLTALPQFFKINPKVKVLMASTLTKRNAEISMKALSMGASDYVSKPESNREVAASMSFQEDVVSKVISIVAANRLRNGGEIFKGEGSRVQDQFIPQKSMARSIEKRRFSKSKPSVLAIGSSTGGPQALLQVLTDLGEANVPVLITQHMPPTFTNILAKHLTGATNFTCKEAEDGDVLEAGMAYLAPGDNHMTVVERGGRKVIALNQDPPENYCRPSVEPMMRSLIKVYGSGIFAVILTGMGHDGLEGCKKLVEAGGSLIAQDEETSVVWGMPGAVSTAGLCSGVYPLNKIGGEIKQKLMGPAK from the coding sequence ATGATCGTCGATGATTCAGCGGTCATCAGGGGGTTGATGTCTACCTGGCTTGGCGCAGAGCCCGCGATTAAAGTCGTGGGTACGGCCGGAAATGGGGAAATGGCGCTGGCGAGCATGCAGCGTTATGATCCGGAAATCATCATACTTGATATTGAAATGCCGGTGATGGACGGATTAACCGCTTTACCCCAGTTCTTTAAGATTAATCCCAAAGTAAAAGTATTGATGGCGTCGACACTGACCAAGAGAAATGCCGAAATCAGCATGAAGGCCCTGTCCATGGGCGCCTCCGATTATGTCTCCAAGCCGGAAAGCAATCGTGAAGTTGCCGCCTCAATGAGCTTCCAGGAAGATGTAGTCAGCAAGGTGATCAGCATCGTTGCGGCCAATCGTTTGCGTAATGGGGGAGAAATCTTCAAAGGCGAAGGCAGCCGTGTTCAGGACCAGTTTATTCCACAGAAGTCTATGGCCAGGTCGATAGAGAAACGGCGTTTTTCTAAATCAAAACCGTCTGTTCTCGCCATTGGCAGTTCGACAGGTGGCCCACAGGCTTTGCTTCAGGTTCTGACAGATCTCGGAGAGGCCAATGTGCCCGTGTTGATCACGCAACATATGCCCCCTACATTTACAAATATTCTGGCCAAACATCTGACGGGTGCGACCAACTTTACCTGCAAGGAAGCAGAAGACGGGGATGTTCTGGAAGCCGGGATGGCATATCTTGCACCTGGCGATAATCATATGACGGTGGTTGAACGCGGCGGACGCAAAGTGATCGCGCTAAATCAGGATCCACCCGAAAATTACTGCCGTCCCTCTGTGGAACCGATGATGCGTAGCCTGATCAAGGTGTATGGATCAGGGATATTTGCCGTCATTCTGACAGGTATGGGGCATGATGGTCTTGAAGGCTGTAAAAAGCTTGTGGAAGCTGGCGGGAGCTTGATTGCACAAGATGAAGAAACCAGTGTGGTGTGGGGGATGCCCGGAGCTGTTTCAACTGCCGGCCTGTGTAGTGGTGTTTATCCACTGAATAAAATAGGCGGCGAGATAAAACAAAAACTGATGGGACCTGCAAAATGA
- a CDS encoding response regulator, with protein MKSCLVVDDSKVIRKVARRILEELDFDIREAVDGQDALDSCLEGMPDVVLLDWNMPVMNGLDFLKALRASAGGDKPVVVFCTTENDMSHISAAISAGADEYIMKPFDREIIESKFSQVGLL; from the coding sequence ATGAAATCCTGTCTTGTTGTTGATGACTCGAAAGTGATTAGAAAAGTAGCGCGACGAATCCTGGAAGAATTGGATTTCGATATTCGTGAAGCGGTAGATGGTCAGGATGCGTTGGATTCCTGCCTGGAAGGCATGCCTGACGTGGTTTTGCTGGACTGGAACATGCCGGTTATGAATGGCCTGGATTTTCTAAAAGCCCTGCGGGCATCGGCAGGCGGTGATAAGCCGGTTGTTGTTTTCTGTACAACAGAAAATGATATGAGCCATATCAGCGCCGCGATTTCTGCTGGTGCAGATGAATATATTATGAAACCTTTTGACCGTGAAATCATTGAATCAAAATTCTCACAGGTAGGATTGCTATAA
- a CDS encoding chemotaxis protein CheW: MENTNKDFVTIRLAGQLCGVPVLTVHDVLSEQMITSVPLAPSAVEGVLNLRGRIVTAINLRKRLGLGVQDTGNVGMSIVVEYNGEPYSLLIDSVGDVMSFPDESFERNPVTLDQRWQEVSSGIYRMDGELLVILDVEKLLNFGKGQAAAA; this comes from the coding sequence ATGGAAAATACTAATAAAGATTTCGTCACAATTCGGTTGGCCGGGCAATTATGCGGGGTTCCGGTGTTAACGGTTCACGACGTGCTGTCTGAACAGATGATTACATCGGTTCCCTTGGCGCCATCTGCTGTTGAGGGGGTGTTAAACCTTCGCGGGCGTATTGTTACGGCAATTAACCTGCGCAAACGGCTTGGTCTTGGCGTTCAAGATACCGGCAATGTGGGAATGAGTATTGTTGTTGAATATAATGGTGAACCGTATAGCCTTCTGATTGATTCTGTCGGAGATGTGATGTCATTTCCCGATGAATCATTTGAACGCAATCCTGTAACCCTGGATCAGCGGTGGCAGGAAGTCTCGAGCGGTATTTACCGCATGGATGGCGAATTGCTTGTTATTCTTGATGTTGAAAAATTATTGAATTTTGGGAAGGGCCAAGCTGCGGCGGCCTAA